Proteins encoded in a region of the Panthera tigris isolate Pti1 chromosome B2, P.tigris_Pti1_mat1.1, whole genome shotgun sequence genome:
- the LOC102960580 gene encoding putative olfactory receptor 2B8 codes for MDQKNGSSFTGFILLGFSDRPQLERVLFVVLLIFYLFTLLGNTSIIALSRLDPHLQTPMYFFLSNLSFLDLCYTTSTVPQLLVHLRGPDKSISFTGCVAQLFIALGLGGTECILLGVMAFDHYAAICMPLHYTVIMHPRLCALLASASWFIGFVNSSLQMVLPFLVPLCGRNKIEHFFCEVTPLLKLACVDTTVNESELFVSVIILLIPVALITFSYGQIVKAVLRIKSASGQRKAFGTCGSHLTVVSLFYGTGIYIYLQPSNNYSQDQGKFISLFYTIVTPKVNPFIYTLRNKDVTGAMRKVLCRGYDSR; via the coding sequence ATGGACCAGAAAAATGGAAGTTCTTTCACTGGCTTTATCCTGCTGGGTTTCTCTGACCGGCCTCAGCTGGAGCGAGTCCTCTTTGTGGTTCTTCTGATCTTCTATCTGTTCACCCTGCTGGGAAACACAAGCATCATTGCATTGTCCCGGCTGGACCCACACCTGCAGactcccatgtactttttcctgtCCAACCTAAGCTTTCTGGACCTGTGTTACACGACCAGCACTGTTCCTCAACTGCTGGTTCATCTCAGGGGACCAGACAAGTCTATCTCCTTCACTGGATGTGTAGCTCAGCTGTTCATCGCTCTAGGGTTGGGAGGCACAGAATGTATTCTGTTAGGGGTGATGGCATTTGACCACTACGCAGCCATCTGTATGCCCCTGCACTACACAGTGATCATGCACCCCCGCCTCTGTGCCCTGTTGGCTTCTGCATCATGGTTCATTGGTTTTGTCAACTCCTCATTGCAGATGGTGCTCCCCTTCCTTGTACCACTatgtgggagaaataaaatagagcacTTCTTTTGTGAGGTCACCCCACTGCTCAAGCTTGCCTGTGTTGACACCACTGTGAATGAGTCTGAGCTCTTTGTCAGTGTGATCATTCTCCTCATACCTGTGGCATTAATCACGTTCTCCTATGGTCAGATTGTCAAGGCAGTGTTAAGAATAAAGTCAGCTTCAGGGCAGAGGAAAGCTTTTGGGACATGTGGGTCCCACCTCACAGTGGTCTCCCTGTTCTATGGCACAGGCATCTACATTTACCTTCAGCCCAGCAACAACTACTCCCAGGATCAGGGCaagttcatttctctcttctacaCCATCGTCACCCCTAAGGTCAACCCCTTCATATATACCCTGCGGAACAAGGATGTGACAGGAGCAATGAGGAAGGTGTTGTGCAGGGGCTATGACTCCAGATGA